In the genome of Marinilactibacillus sp. Marseille-P9653, one region contains:
- the ispE gene encoding 4-(cytidine 5'-diphospho)-2-C-methyl-D-erythritol kinase, producing MEITEKAPAKINLTLNVIDKRKDGFHEMRLIMTSIDLSDRLTFTKLSEDIISLSSNSAFIPLNKKNIVYKAVKLLKERYGIKRGVHIGIEKNIPIAAGLGGGSSDAAATLRGLNKLWDLRLSLEELSDIGKELGSDVPFCIYGKTAYATGKGEVIQLIGDFPQCWVIVVKPPKGISSWTVFEELDLSAIPTYDHHKMIEAINADCYGEVVQLAGNALEEVSAKRHPMIKRIKEKMESFGADVAVMSGTGPTVYGLTQQRSKAKRIVNGLKGFCKEVYLVRTLK from the coding sequence TTGGAAATCACAGAAAAAGCACCTGCAAAAATAAACTTAACTTTGAATGTGATTGATAAAAGAAAAGATGGATTCCACGAAATGCGACTAATCATGACATCAATTGATTTATCAGATCGACTGACATTCACTAAGCTGAGTGAAGACATCATTTCTTTATCTTCCAATTCGGCCTTTATTCCTTTAAATAAAAAAAATATTGTTTACAAAGCTGTAAAATTACTGAAAGAACGCTATGGAATTAAAAGAGGCGTTCATATCGGAATTGAAAAAAATATACCCATTGCAGCGGGTTTAGGTGGCGGAAGTAGCGATGCGGCAGCAACCTTGAGAGGGCTAAACAAACTTTGGGATTTGAGGCTATCCTTAGAAGAACTGTCAGATATCGGCAAAGAACTTGGGTCAGATGTACCATTTTGTATCTATGGTAAAACAGCTTACGCAACAGGTAAAGGAGAAGTAATTCAGCTTATTGGTGATTTTCCTCAGTGTTGGGTCATCGTGGTCAAGCCGCCTAAAGGGATTTCAAGTTGGACCGTCTTTGAAGAACTGGATCTTTCTGCTATCCCTACTTATGATCATCATAAAATGATTGAAGCAATCAATGCTGACTGTTACGGAGAAGTTGTACAACTTGCTGGTAACGCTTTAGAAGAAGTCTCTGCTAAGAGACACCCGATGATTAAAAGAATCAAAGAGAAGATGGAATCTTTTGGAGCGGATGTTGCAGTGATGAGTGGGACGGGCCCAACTGTATATGGATTGACACAGCAAAGGTCTAAAGCAAAGAGGATTGTAAATGGACTTAAAGGGTTCTGCAAGGAAGTCTATTTAGTCAGAACTTTAAAATAA
- a CDS encoding metal ABC transporter ATP-binding protein: MHYIEVDNLAFHYENEPVLDNISFQVNSGEFVMLTGENGAAKTTLLRNILGLLKPTKGNVQLSKKNRWGTNLVVGYVPQQVASFNAGFPSTVLELVQSGRYPRGKWFKKLDKEDKEHVQRSLESVGMWDMRHKKIGELSGGQKQRISIARIFATDPDLFVLDEPTTGMDVKSREEFYKLLKHNSEVHGKGVLMVTHDHEELKQYVDKHIELIRKEDSPWRCFSMDSCKEPSKHHSLSH, encoded by the coding sequence ATGCATTATATAGAAGTAGATAATCTCGCTTTCCATTATGAAAATGAACCAGTACTAGATAATATTTCATTTCAAGTAAACTCTGGAGAATTTGTTATGCTGACAGGAGAAAACGGTGCAGCAAAGACAACATTGCTCAGAAATATTTTGGGTTTGCTGAAACCAACGAAAGGCAATGTTCAATTATCCAAGAAAAACAGATGGGGAACCAACCTTGTAGTTGGTTACGTGCCACAACAAGTAGCGTCCTTTAATGCTGGTTTCCCTAGCACTGTGCTTGAACTGGTTCAATCTGGCCGATACCCTAGAGGGAAATGGTTCAAAAAATTGGATAAAGAAGATAAAGAGCATGTCCAACGTTCCCTTGAATCTGTTGGGATGTGGGATATGAGACATAAAAAAATTGGGGAATTATCTGGTGGTCAAAAGCAGAGAATTTCTATAGCGCGCATATTTGCAACCGATCCTGATTTGTTCGTACTAGATGAACCAACTACTGGAATGGATGTAAAGTCCAGAGAAGAATTTTATAAACTTTTAAAACATAATAGTGAAGTGCACGGAAAAGGCGTACTAATGGTCACCCATGATCACGAAGAACTTAAACAGTACGTGGATAAACACATCGAGTTAATCAGAAAGGAGGATTCACCTTGGAGATGTTTTTCTATGGATTCATGCAAAGAGCCTTCCAAGCATCATTCCTTATCTCACTGA
- a CDS encoding DUF2812 domain-containing protein, with product MAKSVYKLRPTDYYKMGQFESWLYDMSVKGLHLKKFGLFLAKFEKSEPKFIRYRLDINSGKKYLAEQDLFYAQNGWNLVTHYGDFSVYAAPESADIPELHTDPVEQANSLKKFEFQQGILTVISMIVNLLLAYSFYRSWNTQQLADIGYDGWSELLLSIMLVSMCIGFVIDWYKIWSTRKKLLAGKAINHHSPWKTAIYLRNSYNVIVLVIAITMIAISILSIFRY from the coding sequence ATGGCGAAATCTGTTTATAAACTTAGACCAACAGATTATTACAAAATGGGTCAGTTCGAAAGTTGGTTGTACGATATGTCCGTTAAAGGATTACACTTGAAAAAATTCGGCTTATTTTTAGCAAAGTTTGAGAAAAGTGAACCGAAGTTTATTCGTTATCGGTTAGACATCAATAGTGGAAAAAAGTACTTAGCAGAACAAGACCTATTTTATGCGCAAAACGGATGGAATTTAGTTACGCATTATGGAGATTTTAGTGTTTACGCTGCACCAGAGTCCGCCGATATTCCAGAATTGCATACTGATCCAGTTGAACAAGCAAATTCATTGAAAAAGTTTGAGTTTCAGCAAGGCATTTTGACAGTTATCTCAATGATCGTTAATTTGTTACTTGCCTATAGTTTTTATCGGTCTTGGAATACCCAACAGTTAGCGGACATAGGGTACGATGGTTGGTCAGAACTTTTGCTTTCAATTATGTTGGTTAGTATGTGTATTGGATTTGTTATTGACTGGTACAAAATATGGTCTACAAGGAAAAAGTTGCTAGCAGGTAAAGCCATCAACCACCATTCTCCATGGAAAACGGCAATTTATCTTAGGAATAGCTACAATGTAATCGTGTTAGTCATTGCAATAACGATGATTGCAATTTCTATATTGAGTATATTTAGATATTGA
- the rsmA gene encoding 16S rRNA (adenine(1518)-N(6)/adenine(1519)-N(6))-dimethyltransferase RsmA has protein sequence MEEYKEIATPARTKAILDKYRLAAKKSLGQNFIVDTNILEKIVHAGEVDERTTVIEIGPGIGALTEQIAKQAKEVIAFEIDHRLLPVLKDTLSPYSNIKVINQDILKVDLKTFQEEYLKDVEKVVVIANLPYYITTPIIMNFLESSLPIDGLVLMMQKEVANRLSASPGTKAYGSLSIAVQYYMDAEVALIVPKTVFTPQPNVESAVIKLTRKKDAEVIVKDETVFFQVARSAFVQRRKTLWNNLQVAYGKEPEIKEKLQVALDQAEIDPKRRGETLSLKEFGKLADALVEQNLVMQNNQKN, from the coding sequence ATGGAGGAATATAAAGAAATTGCCACACCCGCTAGAACAAAGGCGATACTGGATAAATACCGTTTAGCTGCCAAGAAAAGTCTCGGACAAAATTTTATTGTTGATACAAATATTTTGGAAAAAATTGTCCACGCTGGTGAAGTTGATGAACGTACAACTGTAATAGAGATAGGACCTGGGATTGGCGCTCTGACTGAACAAATTGCTAAACAGGCAAAAGAAGTCATCGCTTTTGAGATTGATCATCGTCTGCTTCCAGTTCTGAAAGATACATTGTCTCCATATTCAAATATCAAAGTGATTAATCAAGATATTTTGAAAGTAGATTTGAAAACCTTTCAAGAAGAATATTTAAAAGATGTAGAAAAAGTGGTCGTAATTGCTAATCTACCTTATTACATCACTACACCGATTATCATGAATTTTTTAGAATCATCATTGCCAATCGATGGTCTAGTCCTGATGATGCAAAAAGAAGTAGCGAATCGTTTATCCGCAAGTCCGGGAACAAAAGCTTACGGCTCCCTTTCGATTGCTGTTCAATATTATATGGATGCCGAAGTAGCGCTTATCGTACCCAAAACAGTGTTTACGCCTCAGCCAAATGTAGAGTCAGCAGTCATTAAATTGACGCGTAAAAAAGATGCAGAAGTTATTGTAAAAGACGAAACCGTCTTTTTCCAAGTAGCTCGTTCTGCTTTTGTTCAAAGAAGAAAAACCTTGTGGAACAATCTTCAAGTAGCTTATGGAAAAGAACCGGAAATTAAAGAAAAACTTCAAGTCGCATTGGACCAAGCTGAAATTGATCCTAAAAGACGAGGAGAAACGTTGTCATTGAAAGAATTTGGGAAACTTGCGGATGCGCTCGTTGAACAGAATCTAGTGATGCAAAACAATCAAAAGAATTAA
- a CDS encoding putative metal homeostasis protein, with translation MPEKKDLATARRMMKSPNKKTARRGLKVVKEAKRIRRGLKK, from the coding sequence ATGCCTGAAAAAAAAGATTTAGCAACGGCAAGAAGAATGATGAAAAGTCCGAATAAAAAGACAGCAAGACGAGGGCTGAAAGTCGTTAAGGAAGCAAAAAGAATTCGCAGAGGTTTAAAAAAATAG
- the rpmG gene encoding 50S ribosomal protein L33, with protein MRVNVTLECTETGERQYITTKNKRNNPERLELKKYSPKLRRIALFREVK; from the coding sequence ATGAGAGTAAATGTCACATTAGAATGTACAGAAACGGGAGAAAGACAATACATTACAACAAAAAATAAACGGAACAACCCTGAAAGACTTGAATTGAAAAAATATTCACCAAAACTAAGACGTATAGCTTTGTTTAGAGAAGTAAAATAA
- a CDS encoding metal ABC transporter permease yields MEMFFYGFMQRAFQASFLISLIAPILGLFLILRRQSLMADTLSHVSLAGVALGMLMGVNPTITNLLVVIGVAILLEYLRIIYRSYSEISIAILMSGGMAVALVLMGLSNGGTTVSIDQFLFGSIVTISQQQIWMLLLLTIVILILYIVFRKPMYILTFDEETAFTAGLPIKVMSILFNVLTGITIAIIMPIVGALLVSAIIVLPAAISMRLSKSFTGVILIGILISVFGMITGLMSSYQFGTPPGATVTLIFIAVFIATLSFNKIKSRIQANNI; encoded by the coding sequence TTGGAGATGTTTTTCTATGGATTCATGCAAAGAGCCTTCCAAGCATCATTCCTTATCTCACTGATTGCTCCGATTCTAGGGCTTTTTCTAATCTTACGTAGACAATCACTAATGGCAGATACACTATCACATGTTTCGCTTGCAGGTGTTGCGCTAGGGATGCTTATGGGCGTAAATCCAACGATTACGAATTTGTTAGTCGTCATAGGAGTTGCGATTCTTTTAGAGTACTTGAGAATTATTTATCGATCTTATTCAGAAATTTCAATTGCGATTTTAATGTCTGGCGGTATGGCCGTGGCGCTTGTCCTAATGGGATTAAGTAATGGTGGGACGACTGTGAGCATCGATCAATTTTTATTTGGTTCCATCGTAACGATCAGCCAGCAGCAGATTTGGATGCTTTTATTATTAACCATCGTCATTTTAATTCTATACATCGTGTTTCGTAAACCAATGTACATTTTGACTTTTGATGAAGAGACGGCCTTTACTGCCGGGCTACCGATTAAAGTCATGTCTATTTTGTTCAATGTTTTAACAGGTATCACGATAGCCATTATTATGCCAATTGTTGGTGCATTGCTCGTATCTGCTATAATCGTCTTACCAGCAGCAATTTCTATGAGATTAAGTAAAAGTTTCACAGGAGTCATCCTAATTGGGATTTTGATTTCAGTATTTGGTATGATTACCGGATTAATGTCTTCCTATCAATTTGGAACACCACCTGGAGCAACTGTTACGCTAATCTTTATTGCTGTATTCATTGCAACATTGAGTTTCAACAAAATAAAGTCTAGAATTCAGGCCAACAATATTTAA
- the rpsN gene encoding 30S ribosomal protein S14: protein MAKKSKIEKLKKQQRTVEKYAELRKELKEKGDYEALAQLPRDASPTRLQNRDRLDGRPHGYMRQFGLSRINFRKYAHEGKIPGVKKASW, encoded by the coding sequence TTGGCTAAAAAAAGTAAAATCGAGAAATTGAAAAAACAACAAAGAACAGTAGAAAAATATGCAGAACTTAGAAAAGAATTGAAAGAAAAAGGTGACTATGAAGCGTTGGCGCAACTTCCAAGAGATGCTTCGCCTACAAGACTCCAAAATCGCGATAGGTTAGATGGTCGTCCACATGGATATATGCGTCAGTTTGGGTTGTCTCGTATCAACTTTAGGAAATATGCTCATGAAGGTAAGATTCCAGGTGTGAAAAAAGCGAGCTGGTAG
- a CDS encoding metal ABC transporter solute-binding protein, Zn/Mn family, producing MKHKRLASAMIGLTAATTLFACTPQGSGQNSNEDTNEEAEVSIVTSFYPMYEFTKQVAGDRADIRLMVGGGDDAHHYEPSAQDVAAVNEADLFVYSSDSMESWTESLFDTIDNDDLMILSASDGAVLDTEDQNSEDTEQSGKVTIEGASGHYHTGDSIELTATLEEETTLDHWHWYTREDENAEWETISDEFGSELIYEVPGESFEVQAILFGDDHDVFAESEPVMIEVDNHGEDHSEGEAHDHEHGEDDADDHEHSEGEAHDHEHGEDDADDHEHSEGEAHDHGHGEVSGGSEGLEVAGLAGHYHTGDAVTLKVETQEDIAEWQWSTRQDESTEWAVDAAQTTEAFDATAESENFEVQGVGLDADGNEVVSTGTISVIVDNHENEDPHSWLDPVFVQEQVNGIRDALIEIDPDGESVYTENAANFNAELQELDQEFHEAFEGAENRVFVVQHQAFGYIAERYDLEQVAIGGLSTEVEPSPARIAEIGDLVKEENVPVIYYQQGANSSIAQTVATETGTETAVLHDLESLSEELQSEDLGYIDAMRENIESLKLSIN from the coding sequence ATGAAACACAAACGCCTAGCTTCTGCAATGATTGGGCTGACAGCAGCGACTACGCTTTTTGCCTGCACGCCGCAAGGGTCTGGTCAGAATTCGAATGAAGATACAAATGAAGAAGCAGAAGTATCTATCGTTACATCTTTTTATCCAATGTATGAGTTCACTAAACAAGTAGCAGGAGATCGTGCAGACATTCGTCTGATGGTTGGTGGTGGAGATGATGCACATCACTACGAGCCGAGTGCTCAAGATGTCGCAGCGGTAAATGAAGCTGATTTATTTGTTTATAGTAGTGATAGTATGGAAAGCTGGACAGAGAGTCTATTTGATACGATCGACAATGATGACTTAATGATTCTAAGTGCGTCTGATGGGGCTGTTTTAGATACTGAAGACCAGAACAGTGAAGATACTGAGCAATCCGGAAAAGTAACGATTGAAGGTGCTTCTGGACATTATCATACTGGAGATAGTATTGAGTTAACAGCAACTCTAGAAGAAGAGACTACTCTAGATCATTGGCACTGGTATACACGTGAAGATGAAAACGCAGAGTGGGAAACGATTTCTGATGAATTCGGTTCAGAATTGATTTATGAAGTACCAGGAGAGAGTTTTGAAGTCCAAGCAATTTTGTTTGGAGATGACCATGATGTGTTTGCTGAATCTGAACCAGTTATGATAGAAGTAGATAATCATGGTGAAGATCACAGTGAAGGTGAAGCGCACGACCATGAACATGGAGAAGACGACGCAGATGATCACGAACACAGTGAAGGTGAAGCACACGACCATGAACATGGAGAAGACGACGCGGACGACCACGAACACAGTGAAGGCGAAGCACACGACCATGGACATGGAGAAGTAAGTGGGGGTTCAGAAGGTCTTGAAGTTGCTGGGTTAGCTGGACATTATCACACTGGAGATGCGGTTACCTTAAAAGTAGAAACACAAGAAGATATTGCAGAATGGCAATGGTCAACACGTCAAGACGAATCAACTGAATGGGCAGTTGACGCAGCCCAAACAACAGAAGCATTTGATGCTACTGCTGAAAGTGAAAACTTTGAAGTTCAAGGCGTTGGACTTGATGCAGACGGTAACGAAGTTGTAAGCACAGGAACGATTAGTGTTATTGTAGATAACCACGAAAATGAAGATCCACATAGCTGGTTAGATCCAGTGTTTGTACAAGAACAAGTGAACGGAATTAGAGACGCGTTGATTGAAATCGATCCTGATGGCGAATCAGTGTACACTGAAAATGCAGCGAATTTTAATGCAGAACTTCAAGAGTTAGACCAAGAATTCCATGAGGCATTTGAAGGTGCTGAAAATCGCGTGTTTGTTGTTCAACATCAAGCGTTCGGATATATCGCTGAAAGATACGACTTAGAGCAAGTGGCTATTGGTGGGCTGTCTACAGAAGTAGAACCAAGTCCTGCTAGAATTGCTGAAATTGGTGACTTAGTTAAGGAAGAAAATGTACCCGTGATTTATTACCAGCAAGGTGCAAATTCTTCTATTGCTCAAACGGTAGCAACAGAAACAGGAACTGAAACAGCTGTACTACATGATTTGGAAAGTTTATCCGAAGAACTTCAATCAGAAGATTTAGGATATATCGATGCCATGAGAGAAAATATTGAATCATTAAAATTAAGTATCAACTAA
- a CDS encoding PadR family transcriptional regulator, with protein sequence MAYSGGPMTEAMYYILLALLRPNHGYQLMQSVNEVSNGRLEVGPGTLYGVLSRMEKSALIVLIEKESAKKTYKLTEEGRKALKEEFDRLNAMVEDTVRELKGEK encoded by the coding sequence GTGGCTTATAGTGGTGGACCGATGACAGAGGCCATGTATTACATATTATTAGCGTTACTGAGACCGAATCATGGTTATCAACTAATGCAGTCAGTAAATGAAGTATCCAATGGAAGGCTAGAAGTGGGCCCAGGAACCCTGTACGGTGTTTTATCTCGTATGGAGAAAAGTGCATTAATTGTACTGATTGAAAAAGAGAGTGCGAAAAAAACGTATAAATTAACTGAAGAAGGTAGAAAGGCATTAAAAGAAGAATTCGATCGGTTAAATGCGATGGTCGAAGATACTGTACGTGAGCTGAAAGGGGAAAAATGA
- the rnmV gene encoding ribonuclease M5 — protein sequence MIVVEGRDDTKRIQLAVNADTIETNGSAINEEILERIVLAQETRGVIVFTDPDVPGEKIRKIISRNIPGVKHAFLNRDEARPNKKGSLGIEHASVETIQKALDGLYSERIDRLPAIEKKFLLSEGLIGKPHSKELRIKLGNELRIGYTNGKQLEKRLNMFGITQEEVEKTLMKIRKEEANGGI from the coding sequence ATGATCGTCGTTGAAGGAAGAGATGATACTAAAAGAATTCAACTAGCCGTTAACGCGGATACGATCGAAACGAATGGTTCTGCTATAAATGAAGAAATCCTGGAGAGAATCGTGCTTGCACAAGAAACGCGAGGCGTCATTGTCTTTACAGATCCTGACGTGCCAGGAGAAAAAATCCGCAAGATCATTTCCAGAAACATACCTGGCGTAAAGCATGCTTTTTTAAATCGGGATGAAGCTCGACCAAACAAAAAAGGTAGCTTGGGCATTGAGCATGCTTCAGTTGAAACCATCCAAAAAGCATTAGATGGATTATATAGTGAACGTATAGATAGACTCCCAGCTATTGAAAAGAAGTTTCTTTTAAGCGAAGGTTTGATTGGGAAACCACACTCAAAAGAGCTCAGAATTAAACTAGGTAATGAATTAAGAATTGGGTATACTAACGGTAAACAGCTAGAAAAAAGGTTGAACATGTTTGGTATTACTCAGGAAGAAGTCGAAAAAACACTGATGAAAATACGAAAGGAGGAAGCAAATGGAGGAATATAA
- a CDS encoding VOC family protein: MNRGLLHHLELYVSNLEQSVQFWGWLLEELGYAPYQKWAQGQSWKLADSYLVFVQVEERFLDIPYHRCRVGLNHLAFHAQSREHVDQLTQKLKEKQIPVLYSKKHPFAGGESHYAVYFEDPDRIKVEIIAP, encoded by the coding sequence ATGAATCGTGGTTTACTACACCACTTGGAACTGTATGTATCAAACTTGGAACAATCCGTTCAGTTTTGGGGATGGCTACTAGAGGAATTAGGATATGCACCATATCAGAAATGGGCACAAGGACAAAGCTGGAAGCTAGCAGATTCTTATCTCGTTTTTGTACAAGTAGAAGAACGGTTTTTAGATATTCCTTACCATAGGTGCCGAGTAGGACTGAACCACTTAGCCTTTCATGCCCAATCAAGAGAACACGTTGATCAACTTACACAAAAATTAAAAGAAAAACAGATTCCTGTTCTTTATTCAAAAAAGCACCCATTCGCAGGAGGGGAATCACATTACGCCGTTTATTTTGAAGATCCCGATAGAATAAAAGTTGAAATTATAGCGCCATAA
- a CDS encoding metal-binding protein ZinT yields the protein MNKILKISGIVSLGMLLAACQDNTSVDSAEEHTEAKAEENETKPSSVVIEGLAHHYHTGDEIELTAVPDEETTVDNWQWYMKDAETSDWAPVAGLTSDTFSREATESGVQIKVELLDSSDELLVESEAVEVEIDDHGANDEVGRRIYSGFFYNAEVGDRPLSDWAGDWQSVYPYLESGALDEVFEAKADKSDSMNAEEYKEYYTEGYITDIDRMVIDEDSFTFYQEDGTEMTADYDYDGYEILTYEKGNRGVRFVFNKVNGSDEMPEYIQFSDHDISSKKAHHYHLYWGDDRAELLEEMEHWPTYYPSELDEAGIVQDMLAH from the coding sequence ATGAATAAGATTTTGAAAATATCTGGCATCGTCTCTCTAGGAATGCTACTGGCAGCATGCCAAGATAATACGAGCGTAGACTCTGCAGAAGAGCACACTGAAGCGAAAGCAGAAGAAAATGAAACTAAGCCAAGCTCAGTCGTAATAGAAGGACTAGCGCACCATTACCATACTGGAGACGAAATAGAATTAACAGCTGTACCGGACGAAGAAACCACTGTGGACAATTGGCAATGGTATATGAAAGATGCTGAAACGAGTGATTGGGCACCTGTTGCTGGACTCACATCTGATACGTTTTCAAGAGAAGCAACAGAATCAGGCGTACAGATTAAAGTGGAACTTTTAGATTCTAGTGATGAGTTACTGGTTGAATCGGAAGCAGTGGAAGTTGAGATTGATGATCATGGTGCTAATGACGAAGTAGGTAGAAGGATTTATAGTGGTTTCTTCTATAATGCTGAAGTCGGAGACCGTCCGTTATCAGATTGGGCAGGAGACTGGCAATCTGTTTATCCTTATTTAGAATCAGGCGCTTTGGATGAAGTATTTGAGGCTAAAGCAGATAAGAGTGATTCAATGAATGCTGAAGAATATAAAGAGTATTACACAGAAGGGTATATTACTGATATAGATCGTATGGTCATTGACGAAGATAGCTTTACGTTCTATCAAGAAGATGGAACAGAAATGACTGCAGATTATGATTATGATGGTTATGAAATCTTAACATACGAAAAAGGTAACCGAGGCGTACGATTCGTTTTCAATAAAGTGAATGGTTCTGACGAAATGCCTGAATACATTCAATTCAGTGATCACGATATTTCTTCTAAAAAAGCACACCACTATCACCTATATTGGGGAGATGACCGTGCAGAGTTACTGGAAGAGATGGAACACTGGCCAACGTACTACCCTTCAGAGCTAGATGAAGCAGGTATTGTACAAGATATGTTGGCACACTAA
- a CDS encoding Veg family protein, whose translation MPITIASIKQNLDGQLGKEIKLTAQAGRKKTTERKGILTDTFPAVFIVELNKEENAYERVSYSYADVLTQTVELEFLGSEL comes from the coding sequence ATGCCAATTACTATAGCAAGTATAAAGCAAAATCTTGACGGTCAATTAGGGAAAGAAATTAAATTGACAGCTCAAGCCGGACGGAAAAAGACGACGGAACGCAAAGGAATACTGACAGATACATTTCCTGCCGTGTTCATTGTTGAATTAAACAAAGAAGAAAATGCTTATGAACGTGTTTCATATAGTTATGCCGATGTTTTGACACAAACAGTTGAACTAGAATTTTTAGGTAGCGAACTTTAA